One region of Purpureocillium takamizusanense chromosome 4, complete sequence genomic DNA includes:
- a CDS encoding uncharacterized protein (SECRETED:SignalP(1-20~SECRETED:cutsite=AMA-QM~SECRETED:prob=0.8486)~TransMembrane:1 (n4-15c20/21o208-231i)~EggNog:ENOG503P1V1) — MAPLVSAVAGLAILASVAMAQMTSDDMGPAAFMWPKDRVWSAALDNTAPCGSIAGASNRTLFPMQNGRLALVAQNESFDAIISISYLQDPKSNGDFATLIDAKAMRELDKGHTCVPIVDPPSSVKAGSNATLQIKYISEFDKPENETFYACADITYVALSDFKDSIPCFNATIPDTGKGSKSSPTASPKPSSGTPSSGGGSSGLSGGAIAGIVVGVIAGVGLLGAAAIFWYRRRQQQKRVLRQQNSSRAVKWDEQPRDSNSQRSVRMQNMSR, encoded by the exons ATGGCCCCTTTGGTATCTGCcgtggccggcctggccatACTTGCGTCTGTGGCCATGGCCCAGATGACTTCTGATGATATGggccccgccgccttcatgTGGCCAAAGGACCGTGTCTGGTCCGCGGCGCTTGACAACACTGCGCCTTGCGGTTCCATCGCCGGTGCCAGCAACCGCACACTGTTCCCCATGC AGAAcggccgccttgccctggTTGCACAGAATGAGTCCTTTGatgccatcatcagcatctcCTACCTGCAAG ACCCCAAGTCCAATGGCGACTTCGCCACCCTCATTGACGCCAAGGCGATgcgcgagctcgacaagggccATACCTGCGTGCCCATCGTAGATCCGCCCTCGTCGGTCAAGGCAGGGTCTAATGCCACTCTGCAGATCAAGTACATCTCCGAGTTTGACAAGCCCGAGAACGAGACCTTTTACGCCTGCGCCGACATTACCTACGTCGCCCTGTCTGATTTCAAAGACAGCATCCCGTGCTTCAATGCGACGATCCCTGACACCGGCAAGGGCAGCAAGagctcgcccacggcgagcCCCAAGCCCAGCTCCggcacgccgtcgtcgggtggcggcagctcggGTCTCTCGGgtggcgccatcgccggcatcgtcgtaGGCGTCATCGCGGGCGTGGGACTGCTAGGGGCAGCGGCTATTTTCTGGTACAggcggaggcagcagcagaagagaGTCTTGAGGCAGCAGAACTCATCTCGCGCGGTGAAGTGGGACGAGCAGCCGCGCGACTCCAACTCGCAACGTAGTGTGAGGATGCAGAATATGTCACGTTAA
- a CDS encoding uncharacterized protein (SECRETED:SignalP(1-21~SECRETED:cutsite=AAA-AP~SECRETED:prob=0.3819)~EggNog:ENOG503PSK1), producing MHLAASLIALGSLAASAAAAAAPGYQYPDFVPLHKRQTSGPSYECHANCGYLIQMSKADKDGTAYCKNEKWLQYYHGCMKCAIKENIWNDYGRGVTAAVDKCPGLKVDLEGTGQPSGQSSAPATTTVPAATTPAQQTTSSAAQQPTTTATQQPPATQSSGSSTVPSTKAPSGTTQFSTGSAGGGVVVPTVSSSAPGHSSNSTAKPSSVTVSGGAQTFGSSLFVAGMAALVAAAWF from the exons ATGCATCTCGCCGCCTCTCTCATCGCCCTTGGCTCTCTcgccgcatcggccgcggccgccgcggcgccaggcTACCAGTATCCCGACTTCGTGCCGCTCCACAAGCGCCAGACCTCGGGCCCGTCGTATGAGTGTCACGCCAACTGCG GGTATCTCATCCAAATGTCCAAGGCCGACAAGGATGGTACCGCCTACTGTAAAAATGAGAAGTGGCTTCAGTACTATCACGGCTGCATGAAGTGCGCCATCAAGGAGAACATTTGGAACGACTATGGCAGGGGCGTCACCGCAGCTGTCGACAAGTGCCCCGGCCTCAAGGTCGACCTCGAGGGCACTGGACAGCCTAGCGGTCAGTCCAGCGccccggccacgacgactGTTCCGGCCGCGACCACGCCTGCCCAGCAGACTACCTCGTctgcggcgcagcagcccacgacgacggccacccagcagccgcccgcgacccagagctcgggcagctcgacTGTCCCAAGCACCAAGGCCCCCAGCGGCACGACGCAGTTCAGCActggcagcgccggcggcggcgtcgttgtTCCCACGGTCTCTAGCTCTGCCCCTGGCCACTCCTCCAACAGC ACTGCGAAGCCTAGCTCCGTCACTGTttccggcggcgcgcagacTTTCGGGTCCAGCCTCTTTGTCGCGGGTATGGCGGCtctcgttgccgccgctTGGTTCTAA
- a CDS encoding uncharacterized protein (EggNog:ENOG503P456): MYNNHAGPHPLLEQVPLTVSPFISLPSATTLSYNYKTMPSNIPPSSLGIPTAADDSSAEQQPKARFIVSAGTGHAASPDEILESCHALLNHVTELQREAERDLREFEERIRERELAEKRRVAPGWLDSESRLLEPERTSPVQHRGPAGAAPTTEQKQQPPPQPSQAEHDEGAELDRAFGGMELK; encoded by the exons ATGTATAACAATC ACGCAGGCCCCCATCCGCTGCTGGAGCAGGTCCCCCTCACCGTCTCGCCCTTCATCTCGCTCCCGAGCGCCACCACGCTCTCCTACAACTACAAGACGATGCCGTCCAACAtaccgccctcgtcgctgggcatcccgacggccgccgacgactcgtccgccgagcagcagccgaaAGCGCGGTTCATCGTGTCGGCGGGCACCGGGCACGCGGCCTCGCCCGACGAGATCCTCGAGTCGTGCCACGCCCTGCTCAATCACGTGACGGAGCTGCAGAGGGAAGCCGAGCGCGACCTGCGCGAGTTCGAGGAGCGCATCAGGGAGCGCGAGCtggcggagaagaggagagTGGCTCCCGGGTGGCTGGACAGCGAGTcgcggctgctggagccCGAACGGACGTCGCCGGTGCAGCACCGCGGaccggccggcgcggcgcccacgacggagcagaagcagcagccgccgccgcaaccgtCACAAGCGGAGCACGATGAAGGAGCGGAGCTGGACAGGGCCTTTGGTGGCATGGAGCTGAAATAG
- a CDS encoding uncharacterized protein (EggNog:ENOG503P456) has protein sequence MPSNIPPSSLGIPTAADDSSAEQQPKARFIVSAGTGHAASPDEILESCHALLNHVTELQREAERDLREFEERIRERELAEKRRVAPGWLDSESRLLEPERTSPVQHRGPAGAAPTTEQKQQPPPQPSQAEHDEGAELDRAFGGMELK, from the coding sequence ATGCCGTCCAACAtaccgccctcgtcgctgggcatcccgacggccgccgacgactcgtccgccgagcagcagccgaaAGCGCGGTTCATCGTGTCGGCGGGCACCGGGCACGCGGCCTCGCCCGACGAGATCCTCGAGTCGTGCCACGCCCTGCTCAATCACGTGACGGAGCTGCAGAGGGAAGCCGAGCGCGACCTGCGCGAGTTCGAGGAGCGCATCAGGGAGCGCGAGCtggcggagaagaggagagTGGCTCCCGGGTGGCTGGACAGCGAGTcgcggctgctggagccCGAACGGACGTCGCCGGTGCAGCACCGCGGaccggccggcgcggcgcccacgacggagcagaagcagcagccgccgccgcaaccgtCACAAGCGGAGCACGATGAAGGAGCGGAGCTGGACAGGGCCTTTGGTGGCATGGAGCTGAAATAG
- a CDS encoding uncharacterized protein (EggNog:ENOG503P2MQ~COG:S), producing the protein MIATTIRTPPSVEDYVPLAEYESQTPESFADGKAVLHLQLAAATIQAPKAQCGSLAIFPADLPPAESTQTNGDSANEAIVEQTVDVYVTSENFIVFNQQAGAGVSIPYPSISIHALKQIGPESEEKRPQAVWMQVEISDGGSGDDDFNMTELTIIPATRDGDAVDEPSAAKKLYEAMSNCSDLHPDPDDEGDEDEADRIVFDTSVDPEALEGFTGVLRGTADGTLPPPMPGSGGWITAENMHEYFDEDGNWLGRDGEGDDTAPVDGELGEGAGRTRGRDEVEGLGDGVNGHANEEDPEIKRPRVE; encoded by the exons ATGATCGCCACCACGATCCGGACCCCTCCCTCTGTCGAGGACTACGTCCCGCTCGCCGAGTACGAGTCGCAGACCCCCGAGTCCTttgccgacggcaaggcggTCCTGcacctccagctcgccgccgcgacgatcCAGGCCCCCAAGGCGCAATGCGGCAGCCTCGCTATCTTCCCGGCGGACCTACCTCCCGCTGAGAGCACCCAGACGAACGGCGACAGCGCGAACGAGGCAATTGTGGAGCAAACGGTGGACGTCTATGTCACCTCGGA GAACTTTATCGTCTTCAAccagcaggccggcgccggcgtctcgATTCCCTACCCATCCATCTCCATCCACGCTCTGAAGCAAATCGGCCCGGAGTCAGAGGAGAAGCGCCCGCAGGCCGTTTGGATGCAGGTTGAGATCTCAgacggcggctccggcgacgatgacttTAACATGACCGAGCTCACCATCATCCCAGCCACCCGTGATGGGGACGCAGTCGACgagcccagcgccgccaagaaGCTCTACGAGGCCATGTCCAACTGCTCCGACCTGCACCCAGAccccgatgacgagggcgacgaggacgaggccgacagGATCGTATTCGACACCAGCGTCGATcccgaggccctcgagggcttCACGGGCGTCCTGCGCGGCACGGCCGACGGcactctgccgccgcccatgccgggcagcggcggctggatCACCGCCGAGAACATGCATGAGTACTTTGATGAGGATGGCAACTGGCTCGGCCgggatggcgagggcgacgacaccGCACCGGTAGatggcgagctcggcgagggcgcgggacGAACGCGCGGtcgcgacgaggtcgagggccttggcgacGGGGTCAATGGCCACGCAAACGAAGAGGACCCGGAGATTAAGCGCCCCCGTGTCGAGTGA